The genomic region GGCTGGCGGCTCTTGACCGTTGACGGTGATCGGCTTAACTTCATCAATCAGATAAGTATCTTAACTAATTCTGCTTGATGCCTCGTGGGAGTGTGCCGATGCGACAGTTGCGCCACCGCCGTCTCACAGCAGTCGTCGCCCTGGCGACCCTGCTCGTCACCGCCGCCCCGCCCACCGCCGCGAGCGCAGGTGCGGGTACGGGCGCCAAACCCGAGCGCGCCGGCTTCCACCGGGTCGGCTACTTCACCCAGTGGGGCATCTACGGCCGCGCCTTCCCGGTCAAGAAGCTCGACACCTCCGGGGCGGCGAGCCGCCTCACCCACGTCAACTACGCCTTCGGCAACGTCAGCGAGGACGGCCGCTGCTATGTGGACGGCGGGCCGGGCGAGGGCGACGCCTGGGCCGACTACCAGCGACCCGTCCCCGCCGAGGAGAGCGTCGACGGTGTCGCCGACGCCCCCGGTCAGGCGCTCAACGGCAACTTCGGCCAGCTCGCCAAGCTGAAGGCCAAGCACCCCGAACTGAAGGTGCTGATCTCGCTGGGCGGGTGGAGCTGGTCGACGTACTTCTCCAACGCCGCCCGCACCGACGCCTCCCGCAAGGCGTTCGTCGCGTCCTGCATCGACATCTACCTCAAGGGCAACCTGCCGGGCAGCCCGGGAGCCGCGGCAGGCGTCTTCGACGGCGTCGACCTCGACTGGGAGTGGCCCAACTGGGAGGGAGAGCCCGGCAACGTCATTCGCCCTGAGGACCGGGAGAACTTCACAAAGCTGCTCGCCGAGTTCCGCAGGCAACTCGACGGGTACGGCCGCACGACCCGCAAGCACCACCCGCTGACCGCGTTCCTGCCGGCCAACCCGGCCACCATGGACGCCGGCTACGAGGGCCGCAAGATCTTCAAGTACCTGGACTTCGCCACAGTGCAGGGCTACGACTTCCACGGCGGCTGGGACGCGGTGACCAACCAGCAGTCGGCGCTGCGCGTACCCCGGGGTGCACCGGACAACCCGGACTTCTCCGCCGAGGTGGCCATCGACGGCTGGATCGCCCGTGGCGCGCCCCGCAACAAGCTCGTCCTCGGCATCCCGTACTACGGCAGGGGTTGGACCGGCGTCAGCGGCGGCGGCAACGGCCTCTTCCAGCCGGCCACCGGCCCGGCGCCGGCCACCTTCGAGGCTGGCTACGAGGACTACAAGCAGCTCAAGACCCTCGCCGGCAAGGGCTACACAGTGCACCGCGACCTGCGCTCCGGGCACGCCTGGCTGTTCGACGGCACTACCTTCTGGACGTACGACGACCCGGCTGTCGTGTTGCAGAAGACGCTCTACATCAGGCAGGCCGGTCTGGCCGGCGCCATGATGTGGTCGCTGG from Micromonospora profundi harbors:
- a CDS encoding glycoside hydrolase family 18 protein, which translates into the protein MRQLRHRRLTAVVALATLLVTAAPPTAASAGAGTGAKPERAGFHRVGYFTQWGIYGRAFPVKKLDTSGAASRLTHVNYAFGNVSEDGRCYVDGGPGEGDAWADYQRPVPAEESVDGVADAPGQALNGNFGQLAKLKAKHPELKVLISLGGWSWSTYFSNAARTDASRKAFVASCIDIYLKGNLPGSPGAAAGVFDGVDLDWEWPNWEGEPGNVIRPEDRENFTKLLAEFRRQLDGYGRTTRKHHPLTAFLPANPATMDAGYEGRKIFKYLDFATVQGYDFHGGWDAVTNQQSALRVPRGAPDNPDFSAEVAIDGWIARGAPRNKLVLGIPYYGRGWTGVSGGGNGLFQPATGPAPATFEAGYEDYKQLKTLAGKGYTVHRDLRSGHAWLFDGTTFWTYDDPAVVLQKTLYIRQAGLAGAMMWSLDGDDDNATLTKTIGLGLTTW